The Christiangramia forsetii KT0803 DNA segment TGCAGCATCATCAGAACCTAGTAAAATATTTCTTGCATCAGCAAAAGTTATTTTTGTTACTGCATCTGCAAAAACCGGTATAGCTTCGCTCACAGCGTCTTCTGCAGCTCGGTTAAGAACTTTTAGGCCTTCATCTGCTAAAGCGTCTAAACCAACATCCCGCAAGGTTTTATCAACTTTCTGAAGTTCCGGAGGGAGGCTAATCCTTACCAATTCATTACTAAAAAAACCATTTTCTTTAGCCAGGTTCGTTACTTCTTTGTCAATACCAAATTGTAAAGCCTGCTTTAGACCGGAGTTAATTTCAGAATTGCTTACTCCGTATTCCTGCGGTAATTGAGAGGCAATTTGCTGTAATTCAGCACAGGAAGTTAATACGAGAATACTGGCAAAAGCGATGATCTTTTTCATTTTGAGTAGTTTTTTCAAATATAGACTCTCCAATTAAAAGTATTTCTTATGAATAGTTATAATAATACTAAAACTTAAAAGGTTTATAAGCTGGAATTAAGTAAAAACAACCGTCCTGTTATTATACACAAGTGTTTTTCTTTCCAGGTGTAGTTTGATTCCCCTGGCAAGAACTATTTTTTCCAGATCTCTTCCTTTTAAGATGAGGTCCTTTACCGAATGGCTATGAGAAATTCTGGTAATATCTTGTTCAATAATAGGTCCTGCATCCAATTCATCAGTCACATAATGGCTGGTTGCGCCAATTATTTTCACTCCTCTTTTATAAGCAAAATGATATGGTTTCGCTCCGGCAAAAGCTGGTAGAAAGGAATGGTGAATATTAATAATCTGGTTGGGAAATCTTTTGATCAGATTTCCGGAGATAATTTGCATATAACGAGCCAGAACGATAAAATCTATATTTTCCTTTTTCAACAATTCCAGTTGCTGGGTTTCAGCTTCTTCCTTTTTATCTTTTAATACCGGGATATGGTAGAAAGGAATATTGAAACTTTTAGCCACGGGTTCTAAATCTTTATGATTACTTAGAATTAACGGAATAATCACATTAAGTTCACCAGATCTGTACCTTCCTAAAATGTCATATAAACAATGATCATACTTAGATACTAAAATGGCCATTTTTAGCTTAGATTCAGCTCCGAACATATGCCAGGACATTTTATAGGGATTACCAAGATCCTTTTTGAAATGCGCTTTGACATCATCAAAACTTATCTGATGATTAAATTCGCATTCCAGGCGCATAAAAAAGGTTTGATTTTCTAAGTCCACATATTGGTCTATATAGATTATATTACCTTTACGCTGATGAAAAAAGGAGGTGACTGCGGCTATAATCCCGGAAGTATCCGGGCAATGGATAAGCAATGTAAGTTTTGGCATGCAACATATTTTGCAGACTAAAATTAAACATTTCCAACTAGTTAGATTGGCATTCGATTAATTTTATACTATCCTCAAAGAAGGCGGCTAACTTTTACAATTTTCGTAAATTGCAGCTCCAAAAAATACTTAGAATTAGAAATGGAACAACAAAATCCTTATAAACCTGAAAATAAAATAAGAATTGTAACCGCCGCTTCCCTATTTGACGGGCATGATGCCGCGATTAACATCATGCGCCGAATTATTCAGGCAACCGGTGTTGAGGTAATTCACCTTGGCCATGACCGTAGTGTGGAAGAGGTTGTGAATTGTGCAATTCAGGAAGATGCTCAGGCCATTGCAATGACTTCTTATCAAGGCGGGCATACCGAGTATTTTAAATATATGTATGATCTACTCAATGAGAAAGGTGCCGGACACATCAAGATCTTTGGTGGTGGAGGCGGAGTAATCCTGCCAGATGAGATCAAAGAATTGATGGATTATGGGATAGATCGTATTTATGCCCCAGATGATGGTAGAGAAATGGGACTGCAGGGCATGATCAACGATATGATCAAGAGGGTTGATAATGAAGTTCCATCTTTACAGGAGCCTGAAAAAGTTCAGGAAAACTTGAAGAATAAAAATGTAAATACAATTTCAAGACTTATTTCTCTTGCAGAAAACAGGCATGAGGAATTTAAAAATTTCTTCGATAAAGAATCTTTTAAAACCCAAAATCCACCTGTGTTGGGTATTACCGGTACTGGTGGTTCAGGTAAGTCCAGCCTGGTAGATGAACTTGTTCGTCGCTTCCTGGTTGATTTCCCGGATAAACATATTGGAATAGTTTCCGTAGATCCTTCTAAGAAAAAAACCGGAGGCGCTCTTTTGGGAGATAGAATTCGAATGAATTCTATTAATCACGAGCGTGTGTATATGCGCTCTCTGGCAACAAGACAGGCGAATTTGGCCCTTTCGAAATATGTGGCGGAGGCCGTAGATGTACTTAAAGCGGCTAATTACGATCTAATTATTCTGGAAACATCAGGAATTGGACAGAGTGATACCGAAATTTTAGATCATTCAGATGTTTCTCTATATGTGATGACTCCTGAATTTGGTGCAGCTACACAGCTGGAGAAAATTGATATGCTTGATTTTGCCGATTTAGTGGCAATCAATAAATTCGATAAACGTGGAGCTCAGGATGCGTTAAGAGATGTGAAAAAGCAATATCAGCGTAATCACCAATTATGGCATTCAGATGCTGAAACACTTCCTGTTTTCGGGACTATCGCCTCACAGTTCAATGATCCCGGGATGAATACGCTTTATAAAAGCATCATGGATGAAGTGGATGAAAAGACCAAATCCGGACTTTCCTCGACTTTCGAAATTTCCGAAGAAATGAGCGAAAAGATCTTTGTGATTCCACCAAAACGTACTCGTTATCTTTCTGAAATCGCTGAAAATAATAGAGGTTATGATGAAAAAGCAAATGCTCAGGTGGATGTTGCCCAAAGGCTTTACGGAATTTATAAGACCATACTTTCTGTAGCTAATATTACGTCGAGCGCAGTCGAGACGTCTTATCTTGACAAAAATGGCCTGGATGCAGATGAGATCATGGAACAAGTTCAGAATGACGATAATCACGATTTTTTAAAATTGCTTTTTGCTGAATTTGATAAGACCAAGATGGATCTTGATCCGTACAACTGGGAAATGATCCTGGCCTGGAACGATAAAGTGACCAAATACAGGGAACCCGTTTATAGTTTTAAGGTGCGCGATAAAGAGATCAAGATCGATACTCATACAGAATCACTTTCTCATACCCAGATTCCAAAAGTAGCCTTACCAAAATATAAGGCCTGGGGAGATATTCTTTTGTGGTGTCTTCAGGAGAATGTGCCGGGAGAATTTCCGTATACCGCAGGACTTTATCCTTTCAAAAGAACAGGAGAAGATCCAACAAGAATGTTTGCAGGCGAAGGCGGACCGGAAAGAACAAACAGGCGTTTTCATTATGTAAGTAAAGGCTTGCCTGCGAAACGTCTTTCTACAGCATTCGATTCGGTAACGCTTTACGGAAACGATCCGGATCACAGGCCGGATATCCACGGAAAAATTGGTAATTCCGGGGTTTCAATTTGTTGCCTGGATGACGCGAAGAAATTATATTCAGGTTTTGATCTTGCAGATGCGATGACTTCGGTTAGTATGACCATAAACGGTCCTGCGCCAATGTTACTTGGATTTTTTATGAATGCAGCCATAGATCAGAATTGTGAAAAGTACATTAAAGAAAACGGACTTGAAGATAAAGTGGAAGCAAAGCTAAAAGAGCTTTATGACAACAATGATATAGATCGTCCCTCTTATAAAGGAGAGCTTCCGGAAGGAAACGATGGTCTTGGATTGATGCTTTTAGGTTTGACTGGGGACCAGATTTTACCGAAGGATGTTTATGAAAAGATAAAAATTGAAACCATAAATGTGGTTCGTGGAACCGTGCAGGCAGATATTTTAAAAGAAGATCAGGCGCAGAACACCTGTATTTTCTCTACTGAATTTGCCTTGAGATTAATGGGGGATGTTCAGGAATATTTCATTGAAGAAAAAGTAAGGAACTTCTATTCCGTTTCAATTTCAGGATATCATATTGCGGAAGCAGGTGCAAATCCAATTACTCAGTTAGCATTTACTTTAGCTAATGGCTTTACCTATGTAGAATACTATTTAAGCCGCGGAATGGATATCAACAAATTCGGTCCGAATTTATCATTCTTCTTTTCCAACGGGGTAGATCCGGAATATGCGGTAATTGGCCGTGTTGCCAGGAGAATCTGGTCTAAAGCATTGAAGCATAAATATGGGGCGAATTCCCGGGCTCAAATGCTGAAATATCATATTCAGACTTCAGGAAGATCTTTACATGCGCAGGAAATCGATTTTAACGATATAAGAACCACACTTCAGGCGCTTTATGCGATCTATGACAACTGTAATTCCTTGCATACAAATGCGTATGACGAGGCGATTACAACTCCTACCGAGGCTTCCGTAAGAAGAGCGATGGCTATTCAGCTTATTATCAATAAAGAGTTAGGTCTTACCAAGAATGAGAATCCAATTCAGGGTTCATTTATTATTGAAGAACTTACAGATCTTGTAGAAGAAGCTGTACTTACTGAATTTGATAGAATTACTGAAAGAGGAGGGGTTCTTGGAGCGATGGAAACTATGTACCAGCGTGGTAAGATCCAGGAGGAAAGTCTTTATTATGAAACTTTAAAACATAATGGGGATTATCCGATTATCGGGGTAAATACATTTTTGAGTTCTACCGGATCTCCAACAGTTACTCCGGGTGAGGTGATTAGGGCTACAGAAGAAGAAAAGGAACATCAGATTAAAACTTTAGAGACCTTGCATAAGGCAAAAGAATCTAAGGCTGATGCAACTCTGGAGAAGATTAAAAAAGCTGCGGTAAATAATGAGAATCTTTTCGAAGAATTGATGGAAGCTACCAAAGTGTGCTCCCTGGGGCAGATTACCTATGCTTTATTTGAAGTAGGAGGACAGTACAGAAGAAATATGTAAGCAGATCGCCGGCTTTTCAGAATGAAATGAATGAAAAGCCGTGCAGGCTGCTTATCCTGAAATTTATTTTCAGGATCTCATACTTATAGCTATTCACATGTATCTCCCGATGAGCGCAGCGTAATCGGGATCTAATTTTTTTTTAAAGAATCTTTAGGGAAAACAAAAATTTTATAGAGAGTGATAGTTTAATTTAAACCTCACAGATTTTAAAAATCTGTGGGGTTTTTTATTATTGAACGATAGGATAGGTCAAATGGTTATTAAGATAGGGACAGCGCAACCTGGCTCCTTTTTTCGAAAATGGATATATTTATTGGGCGAAAAAGCTTACCTGAGGTCGAATTATTTATCTCGATGAGCGTACTGGTGTAGCTAAGAGCTGATTTCCGAAATTTGTCATTCAGAACGAAGCGATAGCGGAGTGAGGAATCTCTTATAAAACAAAAAATTTCTTAAGAGCCAGAATTAAAATCGGGTTATAAATGAACACCTGAATTCTGAAAGCCAGGAAGCTATCTAAAGAGTTTATATTTCGTCAAGCTGAACTTGTTTCAGCTTCTAATTAATGCTGAAATTTATTGGTTAGGATCCTGGAATAAATTCAGGATGACCGGTTTCAAACTTCTGAAAACTTAATTATTATTCTCAATTTTTCTTTTTAAACGTTGAATCGCGCGGTAAACTGTCATATCTGACACTTTATAATTCTCAGCTATTTTAGAAATAGGAATTCCTTTTGAGTGGCTTACAAATGCTGAATAAGTTTGATCTTTAGTTAGCTTACTTGATTTAAGATCATTCTCGAACTTTCTTTCTTTGGTAATTATATGAGTTTTGTTCCAATAAAGATTGTCCGGATGTAGGTTTTCTATATTTCCATCTTTGTAGGTAGCATAATGGCGCCCTTCCGGCATCGGTTCACCATATGTTTCGAGTATTAATTTAGGAACTGAATATTGAGAACGGTTAAAACTAACCTTTTTCATCAGTTTCCCTGTTTTACCCTTGTGGATCTTGATATTAAGTAATTTTCCTTTGTATTTTATTTTAGATCCATCCGCTTTAATCTGTAGACCCTCAAAATTAGGATGCGTTTTCCAATGATCACTCATTTTTTAATAACTAAAGTTGAACTTCAATTTTTAAATTTCCCGGTGAAGTTGGCAGCAAAGATAGTGAATTATCAATCAAGATGTAATACATAGCAATCGATGGGATAAAGGTTTAGAAATTATATTGTAATATTTCGAAATCCAGATTTGAAGTCGAGTGGAAAATTATCAGGCAGATTGTAACATTAAGGTTGAAGTTTATTCTGATTTCTATAATATAATTCTACTTCTCAAAAAATAAATAAAAATGAAATTAAAAAAGGTATTTAGAAAACTATTTGGAATTAGAAACCAATTATAAGGTTAACCTCCAGACTTGTTGAAGCTTTCTGAACTTTTTAATTTCTCTTCTAAGAAGCCCCACAAACTCACGGCCATTACTATTGGTGAACTCGAGTTTTTCGCAATTCATGGATAGTCTGTCGGTTAGGCGTCCTACCGCTATGATATATTGAGTTCTGGCTTCCTGAAAAAATTCATTTTCCGCTTTCGTGATATTCGGAATAAGGGAATTGGAATAGCGTATAATATCTCCTGTAAAATAAACAGATTTGTCTTCGTTTCCATTCTCATTCAATACAGCCAGATCAGGAACTAAATAATCCGAAATATGTTTAGAAATCTGCATGATCTCGCGAGCCTTTGTATATAAGGCTTGTCGAGGATGCTCTGCACTTTCAGAAAAATATTTCATAGCTGTTTAAATTCACCTCTAAATTAATATCAAATACGAGTTAATATATTTAATATTTAAAGTAAAAAATATAATTATCTTTAAATATTAAATAAGAATTTATAATATACTTTAATAATGTCTATAGATAAATTAAACTGGAAGATCCTCGAAGAACTTCAGAAAAATGCAAGAATCTCCTTTTCAGAAATAGGAAGAAAAGTTGGTCTTACTTCTCCGGCAGTTGCAGAAAGAGTCAAGAAAATGGAAGATTCCGGCATAATCAATTCCTATAAAGTAAATATTTCTCCTCAGAAGACGGGGTATCAATTAAGAGCAGTGATTACACTCAGGGCTTTTACGGGAAGATTAAAAGCATTTCTTGAAACAGTTAAGACATTTAAAGAGGTCATTAATTGCTATCGTATTACTGGAAATGAAAATATAATTATGGAGGTGATACTTCATGACCAGATGCATCTTGAAAAACTTATTGACCGACTAATTACTTACGGAGAGACAAGAACGCATATTATACTTTCTAATGTAATAGAAGATGCTCCAATTAAACAGCGTATAGGTGATTTCTAAAGCTTGATCTTATAAGGTGCTTTCCTTTGATTTTTGAAACATCAAATTTGCTGGATTAGATGTTAAAATCGGCAATTTTTCATCCTGATATTAACACCTAATTACCAACTAATTTTTTTTTAGTTAAAATCAAATTAATTGTAATTTTCTTATGAATAACACGTCTAATCTGTACTTAAATTTGTATCAAAGAAAGTTAAAGAAATCATGAAAAAGAAAACCTTATTATTTTTAGTTTTAGCATTGGTTA contains these protein-coding regions:
- a CDS encoding DUF4197 domain-containing protein, yielding MKKIIAFASILVLTSCAELQQIASQLPQEYGVSNSEINSGLKQALQFGIDKEVTNLAKENGFFSNELVRISLPPELQKVDKTLRDVGLDALADEGLKVLNRAAEDAVSEAIPVFADAVTKITFADARNILLGSDDAATQYLSGRTQQELYTRFNPIISNSLDKVGATQVWKNIIQKYNSLPITSNVNPDLPDYVTNEALDGVFVMIAQEEKDIRNTLSARTTDLLQKVFALQDK
- the purU gene encoding formyltetrahydrofolate deformylase — its product is MPKLTLLIHCPDTSGIIAAVTSFFHQRKGNIIYIDQYVDLENQTFFMRLECEFNHQISFDDVKAHFKKDLGNPYKMSWHMFGAESKLKMAILVSKYDHCLYDILGRYRSGELNVIIPLILSNHKDLEPVAKSFNIPFYHIPVLKDKKEEAETQQLELLKKENIDFIVLARYMQIISGNLIKRFPNQIINIHHSFLPAFAGAKPYHFAYKRGVKIIGATSHYVTDELDAGPIIEQDITRISHSHSVKDLILKGRDLEKIVLARGIKLHLERKTLVYNNRTVVFT
- a CDS encoding methylmalonyl-CoA mutase family protein, which gives rise to MEQQNPYKPENKIRIVTAASLFDGHDAAINIMRRIIQATGVEVIHLGHDRSVEEVVNCAIQEDAQAIAMTSYQGGHTEYFKYMYDLLNEKGAGHIKIFGGGGGVILPDEIKELMDYGIDRIYAPDDGREMGLQGMINDMIKRVDNEVPSLQEPEKVQENLKNKNVNTISRLISLAENRHEEFKNFFDKESFKTQNPPVLGITGTGGSGKSSLVDELVRRFLVDFPDKHIGIVSVDPSKKKTGGALLGDRIRMNSINHERVYMRSLATRQANLALSKYVAEAVDVLKAANYDLIILETSGIGQSDTEILDHSDVSLYVMTPEFGAATQLEKIDMLDFADLVAINKFDKRGAQDALRDVKKQYQRNHQLWHSDAETLPVFGTIASQFNDPGMNTLYKSIMDEVDEKTKSGLSSTFEISEEMSEKIFVIPPKRTRYLSEIAENNRGYDEKANAQVDVAQRLYGIYKTILSVANITSSAVETSYLDKNGLDADEIMEQVQNDDNHDFLKLLFAEFDKTKMDLDPYNWEMILAWNDKVTKYREPVYSFKVRDKEIKIDTHTESLSHTQIPKVALPKYKAWGDILLWCLQENVPGEFPYTAGLYPFKRTGEDPTRMFAGEGGPERTNRRFHYVSKGLPAKRLSTAFDSVTLYGNDPDHRPDIHGKIGNSGVSICCLDDAKKLYSGFDLADAMTSVSMTINGPAPMLLGFFMNAAIDQNCEKYIKENGLEDKVEAKLKELYDNNDIDRPSYKGELPEGNDGLGLMLLGLTGDQILPKDVYEKIKIETINVVRGTVQADILKEDQAQNTCIFSTEFALRLMGDVQEYFIEEKVRNFYSVSISGYHIAEAGANPITQLAFTLANGFTYVEYYLSRGMDINKFGPNLSFFFSNGVDPEYAVIGRVARRIWSKALKHKYGANSRAQMLKYHIQTSGRSLHAQEIDFNDIRTTLQALYAIYDNCNSLHTNAYDEAITTPTEASVRRAMAIQLIINKELGLTKNENPIQGSFIIEELTDLVEEAVLTEFDRITERGGVLGAMETMYQRGKIQEESLYYETLKHNGDYPIIGVNTFLSSTGSPTVTPGEVIRATEEEKEHQIKTLETLHKAKESKADATLEKIKKAAVNNENLFEELMEATKVCSLGQITYALFEVGGQYRRNM
- a CDS encoding helix-turn-helix domain-containing protein; translation: MSDHWKTHPNFEGLQIKADGSKIKYKGKLLNIKIHKGKTGKLMKKVSFNRSQYSVPKLILETYGEPMPEGRHYATYKDGNIENLHPDNLYWNKTHIITKERKFENDLKSSKLTKDQTYSAFVSHSKGIPISKIAENYKVSDMTVYRAIQRLKRKIENNN
- a CDS encoding Lrp/AsnC family transcriptional regulator, translated to MSIDKLNWKILEELQKNARISFSEIGRKVGLTSPAVAERVKKMEDSGIINSYKVNISPQKTGYQLRAVITLRAFTGRLKAFLETVKTFKEVINCYRITGNENIIMEVILHDQMHLEKLIDRLITYGETRTHIILSNVIEDAPIKQRIGDF